gtgtaaaatatcCAGTCAGAAAATGCGTGGGACAGGCTATTGACTGGAACAGCTCGTCTCTAAGCGTCTAAATGTAAGGGTGAGTGCTCCATTTGCTCATACGGGATGAAGGGGAGGGAAAGTTTTGGATCTGGCCCCATGAATccctcatttttgttttcactcacCCTCGCTTGTTGTCCTTTGTGACCATCTGAATTTTCTGATTCATGATACTGGTgtattattctattctattttaatctattctattctattctgttttattctattctactctatttcCATAATACCAACTCACCACAATTtctcaaagcaaacaaacaaacaatagtcAACACAATAGGGATCAAATGACCATGGCACTATGAAACACTGAACCAACATCATGACGAtaatgtaaatgcattgtgatgCCATCCCTTTGTTAAGTATGAATATTAgtaataaataaaggaaaacacTTATGACACAATATATAGCATATAGTTAAATAGCCCACTGACTACTAGGGGTCTTGTTGGCTTTAGCcatacattttctgttgttatACTGAAATGGTGGTGGTCTCTTTGTTTGTATctactgccccctgctggtgaaaaaaaagaaaaaaaatcactgcctCTTATTACTGCAGCATGGGACCACTAGATATTTGTCAAGATTTAGGTTCAATTAGACCCAAAATTCGAGTTCAGTCCCACATGAGTGTGAGTAGACCCAGTATAAGCCCCTCAAGCTGGCAGCATTTTAGGAGTCTCAAGCTCAGTTAAATCCCCAGAAGAGATATTAAAGTCTGTCAGCGTACTGCAAGGTGACATCTTAAGTGAGCTCAGCACAAACACTGGTGGCAGCGTAATGCCTGTAAATAACAACCACAACACAACCAGATCACCCATGAGAAAATTTTAGCCCAAGGCAACCCTTGGTTAGTGGGTCAGTTTAGGCTTGAATTAGGAAGGTGAGAATCTAATTCCTGATAACAGACATATGAATGTGCAGTCAGTCTTGCCTGCATTCACAGTTTGGATAATATTATCCATTTTAGAGTACACATTGCACTGTCAGAGACTGGCCAAGCTCAAATGTCAAACTTCTCCATGACAGTAACTCAGCTAACTTCCATTCTTCTACGTTATTATTTGTGTTGCCTGGTTGTTGCATATAGCTGGGTTGCCAGCCATGCTAGTCACTGCAAAGCCAATAGACTTTTGAAGTCTGATATAACATTGACTATAAACCTTTGGCCAAATATGGGCTTGGTGAATTCAACACACTTTCTCTGTGGTGAAAATGCATGGGGTTTTCACAGAATAATCCCTGTTATTTAGGCTGGCATTTAAAACTTTGATGTTGTTATCtgcttgtttctgtctctgggGACTGGAGGcactgaattctgctgctgctgtccaacTGCAATAATTACTTTGCTAGCTAGCTGTTCAATGGCCAGCTTTGCCAGGTGATGCATATGATTAGAATAATTTTAGCTTGCTGCTGAgccattaacaaaaaaaaaaaaaaaaaaaaaaaaaaaaaagaaaaaaaaaggatggttACTATGTCCATCTCTTTGACCAATTCATTTGCTCTGTATAAGGATGACAACAAAATTACTGAAAGGGGGGAGAATCTCTACAATTTCAGGTGTGTATGTACAACAAGTCATGAGGGGTGACAGTAACcacttaaatgtttttttttttttttttgtttttttaaagtacacAGATCAtgttcaggtaaaaaaaaaagtgcaagaaattttcttttgttgtgtatAAACAAACATCCAGATGTGATAAATTATTTTGGAGGAGTTTTAGCTGATGCCTCCCATCAATTTTTTTCTGCATACAAAGTCTCCAAAATGCCAACAAATCAGAGACACTTTGGTGAAACTTAAAGCAAAGTTGCAGTATTTATACTAGTTACTTCTGCCATCCTTGCTGACTACATCAAGCACTAAATTACCTCTGTGAGTTCTGCTTCTCACAAGGCGAAACATCAGACACATGCCTGCTGAACCATGAGAAAGCAGTGTTGACAATAAAATGCTGTCAGCGTATTTCAGTGTTGATGTCTATCAATGCATTTGCCTGTCAGCGTCATCCATCATCATCCGTGTACCTGTGTGATTAACGTGCGTTTTAAATTGCTAATAATACTCATTGGAATTTAAAGGCTGTTTCCCTTTTGTGCATCTGAACTTTTATGTCATTGTCATACCACGTGACAAACACTCTGCTCTGGtgactttgtgtttctgcttatGGGAAATGACAGTGAAAGTCACTGTTGCAGACAAAAGCTAACTCCCAGCAGAGGAATGATATAATTTGCATGCTGTAATACTGTGTTATTTCCTTTTGACTGACAGCCTCTCCCAGAACATTCCAAACATGTTATAAATCCACAACCCTCACACACTGGCCATTCATCACTTAATAAACAATCCATACAAAAATATTGGTCTCAAAATAGCACCGACACTGGTgttataacattttttaaaacagtagttttaaatacacagagaaaaagaaattttTACTAccaaacaacataacaacattcCCCCAAATAATTTCAGACTGCCTTTCTTTCTTAGGcaaattatttttagatttaGGAGGTAAATAAGAGAGGACATGACTTGAAGGTCTTTGCTGGTCATTGTTGGTTCTACATCATGTATATCAGTTGATAAAGGGGTCTCCTTGCTAGATTCAGGGACAGGAAAGCGACTTCCTCTGCTGCAGCACCAGCCTCCTCACTAGATCCACgctgcctctgtctgtcagcgCACCATGGAGGGAGCAGCGGTGGTCCCGGCCCAGAGGAGCCCTTCAGCGCCACAATATAACCTGTCCAGTGCTACCTTGGCCTTCGACCAGCACTTCACCACGACTGCCAAAGGAATCCTCCTCCTGGCTGAAATAGTAAGTGAGACATGAGCTTAAAGTAATGTATCACTCAGAGTTTGCTCCTCTTGTTGGCTGCAAGAAAACTACAATAGACTCTATCATAGTTAATGTTCAGTAATTATCCATCACCATAGCGGCAGGAATGGTGGGAACAGGAATAAAACCTCTGACTGAAACGGCAAGTTTTGACACAATTCctaaatgtcaaaattacagtCGAGCTGGCAACTTGATAGGAATTTTAAACTTGGACTTTCATGTTTGTTACATTTGTTAGTTTTGCTTTTGCTACTGGAAAAACTTACACACTGCatatatttaacaataaatgtatCACAAACTACATTTTATTATATGTGGGCAATCATGCTGATAAGGCTTATGTTTATGATAAATCACTGTTTATTGACTCATCTATAGAAACGCACACATCGTGAAATCCTTGGTGTGTTTCTATTTGTTTAGATGGAGTAGTCTTTTCAGTCTATAACACTATACTGTTCACAGCTTAAGACAGATTAAGATCAGTAttagagaaacaaagacaattCAATATTCAGTTCAGATGTGTCGTTTTATCTATATCTTCTTgtccaaaaatacacaaatatatagGAGTAAGATAAATGGTATTAAGAGTGAAATACGTGGATTCATCattatgtcattttcttgacagtGTTTGAAAGGGGTTCCTTCATTCGTCGGTCGTTTCATTCCAAGAAACAGACTCAAATCCTCTATTTCTGACAGGAGGACGTTGACCAAAAACATACCAAGCACATtaactcttcctcctctctctccctcattgtctctcttccttcccAAATCAACTGAGGGAAGAATGCAAGACAGACTCTCTCTAAATACCGCCTGGCTGGCTGCCATGCGGCGACAGGGATACCAGAGTACACGAGGAATAGTtaaagtaatctgattacaaagtgtgtgtgaaaatacCACCAATCTGATTGCAGATACTTTTCTTGCATATCAGTCAACTGTGTTTTGCAAGGAAAAGGCATTCAGATTGTGTGATTATATTCACTAACATCATTTCATGCAACTTGAAATCACTGTTAATgtgataaagtaaaataaagtactGAAGTTACACCCTGGCCATACAATGCTTAAGTTCATATTCTGTGGCTATAGGGTATAAAGTTATCCTAAAAGTACCTGTCATGACGGACTACATTTTGAGGGTATTCTTGTCAACTTTGCTCCCCCAGGGGCGTTTCACACCAGCAAAAGTTTTCTTCCTGTGATATGAAACATCCAGCAGAGACGTATTTTGTTGTGAGAGAGGAAGGGCGGGTGTGGAATACTGTTGGGAGGAAAAGGGTCTAGTTATATTCACTGCCACAGGACTTTGATTCAGTAGAAATGGACAATGCTGATTTCAGGATATGTGCCTCATTAGCTGGGACACAGTGAAGTAGTGGATATCACAGTAAGAAAAGTGGCATGAAAAAAGTacagtttgtcatgtttttatggCAAAGTTACTCATCTGCATTACTTCAAAGTGTTGCCCATGTATTCTGGCTGGTATAGAGAATTTATATACTGTTGACTATCAAAGCTAGTCTCTTCCTTCCCAAATCAACTGAGGGAAGAATGCAAGACAGACTCTCTCTAAATACCGCCTGGCTGGCTGCCATGCGGAGACTGGGATACCAGAGTACACGAGGAATAGTtaaagtaatctgattacaaaGTGCATGTGAAAATACCACCAATCTGATTGCAGATACTTTTCTTGCATATCAGTCAACTGTGTTTTGCAAGGAAAAGGCATTCAGACTGTGTGATTATATTCAAATGAAAGACATGGACTCAAATCAAAACCATCCAAGTCCTACTTGAGGGCTGCTTCACCTAGCTTGCCAGATCTTATACAGCCTCACAATTTTGATTTAAATGTGTAGTCTTAAGGCTAAAACCCCTCCTTGACCTGTCTCATGACTGGAAAGAAATTCAATGGTGAAATCAATTAGTGATTATAACTTTGACCTGAATTCATATGGTCAGCATTTGGTGGAAAAAGAGTGAGTAATTGTAATGTTTTATACAATCAGAGTAAATGGATTTCATAGTGTGTCTCAAATGATAGAATAATACACCCACACtgccctgctctcctcctctcctctcctctcctctcctctcctctcctctcctctcctctcctctcctctcctctccttcaggTCTGTGGTCTGTTAGTGTGGATTCTGGTTGGAGGCACAGATTATTTTCgtgtctctgctctctgctgggtGATGTTTGTGACCGTCTTGTGCTGGTTTCTGACCATCTGCCTGTTCATCATTTACCTTACTGGAGTCCACAACAGGATACCTCAGGTCCCCTGGACTACAGTggtaatgcacacacaaacacacacaaggctatggaagaaaaaaaaattctggaaaagaAATAGAGCTATATTCTAAATTGTAGTCAAAAGCCCAAGTTTTCCAGTGATACCAAATATCTCCTGCTGAAATTCTGGGAAAAGTGCACAAAATGATGGACTGTGTGATATTGTCTATTGGATggaaacaacagcatcttgggattgagtgtgatgtagcttcaatgaaacattgcagccagcagagacaGAATACATCTAAGGCATTCTCAtaaaatatggagaaaaaaaaaatctaaatctgaaACCACTTATCGGGACATTTAAGGGGAAATTCAAGTTCAGGTTTGGTGCTATacagctctctctctatctttcagGCTCTGTGTTTTAACAGCAGTGCTACAGTGCTGTATCTGGTGACAGCATCAGTCGAGGCTTTCTTCGTCAGCCAGGCCATTAGGGGGCGCCACAACTACAACAGCTGGGCAGCATCTACAGTAAGGCCTATCCTGTCAGTGTTATATGTTCAATTGCAGTGTTCctctacatcttttttttttttttaacctcaccCTTCACTCTCCTCAGTTCTTTGCGTTTCTGAGCACACTGTGCTACGCGGGGAGCAGCTGCCTGAGCTACTGGGCCTGGAGAGCTGCAGAGGAGAAGCACTAGTCCCCTCACCTCCTGTTTGATGATGACGGACTTCAAACTGCCTCTGGACAAAGTGTCCAACAGAGAGCAATCAAACCTAAGACCAAGGAAAAGATCACGTCTCTTTTAGGGTAGTCAAAGCAAAATGTGTACACAAAGTTAAATGTATTTGCCTCAAAATCGCAATCAATGACACTGTGTTCAGTGTTATTATTGTGTAATCACTCAGATAtggcaaccttttttttttcaatatgggCAATCCACA
The Myripristis murdjan chromosome 16, fMyrMur1.1, whole genome shotgun sequence DNA segment above includes these coding regions:
- the cmtm8b gene encoding CKLF-like MARVEL transmembrane domain-containing protein 8b, which translates into the protein MEGAAVVPAQRSPSAPQYNLSSATLAFDQHFTTTAKGILLLAEIVCGLLVWILVGGTDYFRVSALCWVMFVTVLCWFLTICLFIIYLTGVHNRIPQVPWTTVALCFNSSATVLYLVTASVEAFFVSQAIRGRHNYNSWAASTFFAFLSTLCYAGSSCLSYWAWRAAEEKH